From a region of the Daphnia magna isolate NIES linkage group LG1, ASM2063170v1.1, whole genome shotgun sequence genome:
- the LOC123473945 gene encoding uncharacterized protein LOC123473945: protein MSVQQSQNCAFLCPLFVNLFLRLANLFSFSSPFFIQFGGKVFVCDSSIGDVITTIDCENRAVKWISENRIAVSSFYGKIKIFEMEENNLTTTRLVKEFTHGERCYCLEWNGRTQYLASFGDKGIKVWSMDHDKPIYSLELEEYRSEFAWRLCTGNGEEMGGIEMARKSAKNFTFAYGSMEGVFIWNPLESEQQPRRLSDEKKIKTVTFSSDGRFLAAGGKKKLLIWSAEDWVQIYKVNMDMEFGPRNMSCFTTKSTNLYENRLIVNYKIVGSSLFEFAFEERRRR from the exons ATGTCAGTTCAGCAAAGTCAAAACTGCGCCTTTTTATGCCCATTATtcgtcaatttatttttacgtttggccaatttattttctttttcttcaccattcTTCATCCAGTTTGGTGGTAAAGTTTTCGTATGTGATTCATCCATTGGCGACGTGATCACCACAATTGACTGTGAAAACAGGGCTGTGAAGTGGATCTCTGAAAATCGAATCGCCGTCTCTTCTTTTTATGGAAagatcaaaatttttgaaatggaggaaaacaatttgacaacaACTCGACTCGTGAAAGAATTCACACATGGAGAacgttgtta ttgtctggaATGGAATGGAAGGACTCAATATTTGGCCAGTTTTGGTGATAAGGGGATCAag GTTTGGTCTATGGACCACGACAAGCCAATTTATAGCCTGGAGTTAGAAGAATATCGAAGTGAATTTGCTTGGCGCTTGTGCACAGGAAATGGGGAAGAAATGGGCGGAATCGAAATGGCAAggaaatcagccaaaaacttCACTTTTGCTTA TGGTTCGATGGAAGGCGTTTTTATTTGGAATCCTCTGGAAAGCGAACAACAGCCACGACGTCTTTCCGAtgagaaaaagataaaaacggTCACCTTTTCATCGGACGGTCGATTTCTTGCAGCCGGgggcaaaaagaaattattgaTTTGGTCAGCGGAG GACTGGGTACAAATATACAAAGTCAACATGGATATGGAATTTGGCCCAAGGAATATGTCATGTTTTACCACAAAATCTACAAACCTTTACGAGAATAGACTTATAGTCAATTATAAGATTGTG GGCAGCAGCTTATTTGAATTCGCGTTCGAAGAACgaagacgacgatga